The nucleotide sequence GCGGGCGTCCCAGGAAGAGACGAGGATCCAGGGCCTGGCCGGCCAGGCGGATCTCGAAATGCAGGTGAGGCCCCGTGGACACGCCGGAGGAGCCCACGCGGGCAATCAATTGTCCGCGCTCGACCAGGTCGCCGGGCTGCACCAGCAGTTCGGAGGCGTGCGCATAGCGCGATACCAGTCCGTCGCCATGGTCGATGTCGACGCGTTTGCCGTAGCCGGCCTCGGGACCGGCGGCCAGGACCACGCCGCCGGCGGCGGCAAGGATGGGCGTGCCGCTGGGCGCGGCGAAGTCCAGGCCGTCGTGGCGCGTATGCCGCCCTGTCACCGGATGGCGGCGCCAGCCGTAGGAAGAGCTCAGGTAGGGATAATCCGTGACCGGCATGGACGACGGCAGGCGGGCCAGGTCGGCCCGGCGCCGCGTCAGCGCCATATCAAGGACCTGCAGGGCGGCCATGCGGCGGCTCAGTTCATCGGACAGAACGTCGATGTCCCGGCCCAGGGTCTGCGCGGGCCCGGCCATATCCGGGGCGGCGGCGTCGGGGTCCGCGGCGCCGGCGTCGAATGCGGCGTCCGGGTTCAGTCCGGCGTCGACGGCCTGGCCGGCGCCCTCGACCCCAGCCGTGTCCTGCGCCAAAGCGCCCGGCGGCGCGCCGCCATCGGCCTGCATGGCGGGAAAGGCGCCGGCCTCATGCGGCGAGACGCCGGCGGCGATGGCAAGCCGGCGGCTCAGGGCGTCCACGCCCGCCAGCCGTGCCTGCAGCGTACCCACTTTGTCGGCC is from Bordetella bronchialis and encodes:
- a CDS encoding M23 family metallopeptidase, whose amino-acid sequence is MKFVIMHARRGSAGHFTIEGNRLAMLMSGALLLAALAGALIYRGLAPGGVLPAAQAGAAPQEGAAGHTQDTVHRALALLADKVGTLQARLAGVDALSRRLAIAAGVSPHEAGAFPAMQADGGAPPGALAQDTAGVEGAGQAVDAGLNPDAAFDAGAADPDAAAPDMAGPAQTLGRDIDVLSDELSRRMAALQVLDMALTRRRADLARLPSSMPVTDYPYLSSSYGWRRHPVTGRHTRHDGLDFAAPSGTPILAAAGGVVLAAGPEAGYGKRVDIDHGDGLVSRYAHASELLVQPGDLVERGQLIARVGSSGVSTGPHLHFEIRLAGQALDPRLFLGRPPTAPPTVAAAPAPVIR